The Halobellus sp. MBLA0158 genome has a window encoding:
- a CDS encoding Ldh family oxidoreductase, with product MSEPKADSPVHVDSESLRSFVETVLTEGGVADEHAHRVADGLVRADMRGVSSHGVARLEVYMKKFEGGGFNPDPDISVTPIDAAAAMVDADDGPGQSAAYLAMNEAMDLAREAGIGMASVTNSNHFGTAAYYTEYASDEDFIGIAMTNVGSDVIPFGGSKPFLGTNPISVSVPTNRSFPITLDMATSIVAMGRIQEESRREDTEIPSDWAVNEQGEPTTDPHEAVAVRPVGGPKGYGLGVVVDVLCGLLSGVGTSPEIGPLYDDYDQPMRLGHFIAAIDVSAFRDVETFKADVDDYIDQLKAVETREGFDEVKLPGEIETAKYREQAQNGVELQPSTVESLRTLAEYYDVSFPN from the coding sequence ATGTCCGAACCGAAAGCAGATAGTCCAGTTCACGTCGATAGCGAGTCACTGCGATCGTTCGTCGAAACGGTGCTCACCGAAGGCGGTGTCGCGGACGAGCACGCACACAGAGTCGCCGACGGCCTCGTCCGGGCGGATATGCGGGGAGTCTCCTCGCACGGGGTCGCGCGACTCGAAGTGTATATGAAGAAGTTCGAGGGGGGCGGATTCAATCCGGATCCCGACATCTCGGTCACGCCGATCGATGCGGCGGCCGCGATGGTCGACGCAGACGACGGACCGGGCCAGAGCGCCGCGTACCTGGCGATGAACGAGGCGATGGACTTAGCGCGGGAAGCGGGGATCGGGATGGCCTCGGTGACGAACAGCAACCACTTCGGGACGGCCGCCTACTACACCGAATATGCCTCCGACGAGGATTTCATCGGGATCGCGATGACGAACGTCGGCTCGGACGTCATCCCGTTCGGTGGGTCGAAGCCGTTCCTCGGGACGAATCCGATCTCGGTATCGGTCCCGACGAACCGCTCGTTCCCGATCACGCTCGATATGGCCACGAGCATCGTTGCGATGGGTCGGATCCAGGAGGAATCGCGACGGGAGGACACCGAGATACCCTCGGACTGGGCGGTGAACGAGCAGGGCGAGCCGACGACGGATCCCCACGAGGCCGTCGCGGTCCGGCCGGTCGGAGGACCGAAAGGGTACGGGCTGGGGGTCGTCGTGGACGTCCTGTGCGGGCTGCTCTCCGGTGTCGGGACCAGCCCGGAAATCGGACCCCTCTACGACGACTACGACCAGCCGATGCGTCTCGGTCACTTCATCGCGGCGATCGACGTATCGGCGTTCCGGGACGTCGAGACGTTCAAGGCGGACGTCGACGACTACATCGACCAGCTCAAAGCCGTCGAGACCCGCGAGGGGTTCGACGAGGTGAAGCTCCCGGGCGAGATCGAGACCGCGAAGTACAGAGAGCAAGCGCAGAACGGCGTCGAACTCCAGCCGAGCACAGTGGAGAGCCTTCGCACTCTGGCCGAGTACTACGACGTTTCGTTCCCGAACTAG
- a CDS encoding IclR family transcriptional regulator, whose product MAKKENQGGSRNRIKAISTMFTIVDGLRELETAGVSELADHLDMPSSTVHIYLKTLEEEGFVLNDDGQYRSSLRFLELGGDIRQRMSIFRTVRPQVDELSAQTNEVANLGIEEDGKRVLLYTSEPSEGVFDNSPVGQYTHMHWTALGKALLAQLPDQRIHDIVDRHGLPEATDRTITDRETLFERIETIRDRGFSIEDEERRRGIKALAVPIQYDSNPSPPAAVSISGPKRRIGEESYDGLLDAIKNAVNVSELRYKHYQ is encoded by the coding sequence ATGGCAAAGAAAGAGAATCAGGGTGGCTCACGAAACCGCATCAAAGCCATCAGTACGATGTTCACGATCGTCGACGGCCTGCGGGAGTTGGAAACGGCCGGCGTGTCGGAACTCGCTGACCACCTGGATATGCCGTCGAGCACCGTCCACATCTATCTGAAGACCTTGGAGGAGGAGGGATTCGTCCTCAACGACGACGGCCAATACCGTTCCAGTCTGCGGTTCTTGGAACTCGGCGGGGACATCCGGCAGCGGATGAGCATCTTCCGCACCGTTCGTCCTCAGGTCGACGAGCTTTCGGCCCAGACGAACGAGGTCGCCAACCTCGGAATCGAAGAGGACGGCAAACGGGTCCTGTTGTACACCTCGGAACCCTCGGAGGGCGTGTTCGACAATTCACCCGTCGGACAGTACACGCATATGCACTGGACCGCGCTCGGAAAAGCGCTCCTCGCGCAGTTGCCCGACCAGCGAATACACGACATCGTCGATCGACACGGGCTTCCGGAAGCGACCGACCGAACGATCACGGACCGGGAAACGCTCTTCGAACGAATCGAGACCATTCGCGACCGCGGCTTCTCCATCGAGGACGAAGAGCGACGCCGGGGAATCAAGGCGCTCGCCGTCCCCATACAGTACGACAGCAATCCGTCGCCTCCGGCCGCGGTTTCCATCTCGGGACCGAAGCGACGGATCGGTGAGGAGAGTTACGACGGACTGCTCGATGCGATCAAGAACGCGGTCAACGTCAGCGAACTTCGGTACAAGCACTACCAGTGA
- a CDS encoding SDR family NAD(P)-dependent oxidoreductase — translation MTERLSGQTAIVTGSSAGIGAAIAKRFAAEGANVVTNSRSYDRAETTAAEIRDEGGTAVAIESDVTDYDQMGSLVEATVEEFGSLDIMVNNAGVTEIAPAEEFDPEAWRHVIDVDLTGVFFGSQAAGRQMIEQGTGGSILNISSMLGQQGLQKRAPYCAAKAGVDNLTRTLAVEWAEHDIHVNALAPGFIQTNITEQTQSAADYTDEDIRSRTPLGRYGSLEEMGECATFLVSNDHYVTGEVLRADGGWTAFAWGRRDE, via the coding sequence ATGACCGAAAGACTGTCCGGTCAGACGGCCATCGTCACCGGCTCGAGCGCCGGGATCGGAGCGGCGATCGCGAAACGATTCGCGGCCGAGGGGGCGAACGTCGTAACCAACTCCCGGTCGTACGACCGCGCCGAAACGACGGCCGCAGAGATCCGCGACGAGGGAGGCACAGCAGTCGCCATCGAGAGCGACGTCACGGACTACGATCAGATGGGATCGCTCGTCGAGGCGACGGTCGAGGAGTTCGGAAGCCTCGACATTATGGTGAACAACGCGGGCGTGACCGAGATCGCCCCCGCCGAGGAGTTCGATCCCGAGGCGTGGCGACACGTCATCGACGTCGACCTTACCGGCGTCTTTTTCGGCTCCCAGGCCGCCGGACGCCAGATGATCGAGCAGGGGACCGGTGGGTCGATCCTGAACATCTCCTCGATGCTGGGTCAACAGGGACTTCAGAAGCGGGCGCCCTACTGCGCGGCGAAGGCCGGCGTCGACAATCTCACTCGGACCCTCGCGGTTGAGTGGGCCGAACACGACATCCACGTCAACGCGCTCGCGCCGGGGTTCATTCAGACCAACATCACCGAACAGACCCAGTCAGCCGCCGATTACACCGACGAGGACATCCGCAGTCGGACGCCGCTCGGCCGCTACGGGAGCCTCGAAGAGATGGGCGAGTGCGCGACGTTCCTCGTCAGCAACGATCACTACGTCACCGGCGAGGTGCTCCGGGCCGACGGCGGTTGGACCGCCTTCGCCTGGGGGCGGCGTGACGAGTAG
- a CDS encoding SDR family NAD(P)-dependent oxidoreductase produces MVDQLDGDVAFVVGASSGIGRAVAERFGREGAKVVVGDIREEPRSGGTPTHEVIREDGGEAAFVECDLTDQSTVDAAVEAAIEEFGPLDIAFNSAGAMTRGPITETDESDIELVIDVNLTGPMRLAKAALPSLVETDGTLINISSEAGERGIENLPVYCSSKGGVNALTRQLAVEFGPKGVNVNAIAPGTTKTAINEEVREENPEWVEERREAIPIRRLNEPSDIAELATYLASEGARNVNGAVVNIDGGTTAQ; encoded by the coding sequence ATGGTTGATCAGCTAGACGGTGACGTAGCGTTCGTAGTCGGCGCTTCCTCGGGAATCGGACGGGCAGTTGCCGAACGGTTCGGTCGGGAAGGCGCGAAGGTCGTCGTCGGGGACATCCGCGAGGAGCCGCGGTCCGGCGGAACACCGACTCACGAGGTCATCCGGGAGGACGGCGGCGAGGCCGCCTTCGTCGAGTGTGATCTGACCGATCAGTCTACGGTGGATGCCGCTGTCGAGGCCGCGATCGAAGAGTTCGGTCCGTTGGACATCGCATTCAACAGCGCCGGCGCGATGACGCGGGGACCGATCACCGAGACGGACGAATCGGACATCGAACTGGTGATCGACGTCAATCTCACCGGGCCGATGCGGCTCGCCAAGGCCGCGCTCCCGTCGCTCGTCGAGACCGACGGGACGCTCATCAACATCTCCTCGGAGGCGGGCGAGCGCGGCATCGAGAATCTCCCCGTCTACTGTTCGAGCAAGGGTGGCGTCAACGCGTTGACCCGCCAGCTGGCCGTGGAGTTCGGACCCAAAGGCGTCAACGTGAACGCGATCGCCCCAGGCACCACGAAGACGGCGATAAACGAGGAAGTCAGAGAGGAAAACCCCGAGTGGGTGGAAGAGCGACGGGAGGCAATCCCGATCCGCCGGCTGAACGAACCCAGCGACATCGCGGAACTGGCCACGTACCTCGCATCGGAGGGCGCCCGGAACGTCAACGGCGCCGTCGTGAACATCGACGGGGGAACGACCGCGCAGTAG
- a CDS encoding IclR family transcriptional regulator has protein sequence MRNDALPSGTVKSGAKLLRIVTLLKEHDGLRVSEVAERLDASKGSVHRYLKTLHECGYATKSDGVYRLSLRFLDYGVYRQYRNELYQIARPKVEALAADVDERAWCHVEERGQGVFIHGAIGENVVATDARIGRHVPLHTTSGGKAILAELPDARVEQIIEQRGLSQRTDHTLSSREQLFAELDEIRERGYALNFEESIDGLHAVGAAIVDEEGVRGAISVAGAAHRMPESRCRNEIADRVLAATNEVELNLVHGSDMA, from the coding sequence ATGCGAAACGACGCGCTCCCGTCGGGCACGGTCAAATCGGGGGCCAAACTGCTCCGCATCGTCACGCTGCTCAAGGAACACGACGGCCTGCGCGTGTCGGAGGTGGCAGAGCGCCTCGACGCGTCCAAGGGCTCGGTCCACCGGTATCTCAAGACGCTCCACGAGTGCGGATACGCGACGAAGTCCGACGGCGTGTACCGACTCAGCCTGCGATTTCTGGACTACGGGGTCTACCGGCAATACCGAAACGAACTGTATCAGATCGCTCGACCGAAGGTGGAGGCGCTCGCCGCGGACGTCGACGAGCGCGCATGGTGTCACGTCGAAGAGCGGGGGCAGGGCGTGTTCATTCACGGAGCGATCGGCGAGAACGTCGTGGCGACGGACGCCCGTATCGGCCGGCACGTCCCGTTACACACGACTTCTGGGGGCAAAGCGATACTCGCAGAGCTACCGGACGCCCGAGTCGAACAGATAATCGAACAGCGCGGGCTCTCACAGCGAACTGACCACACGCTCTCGTCGCGGGAGCAGCTGTTCGCCGAGCTGGACGAGATCCGCGAGCGGGGCTACGCGTTGAACTTCGAGGAGTCGATCGACGGGCTCCACGCCGTCGGCGCCGCCATCGTCGACGAGGAGGGCGTCCGTGGGGCGATCAGCGTCGCCGGCGCGGCGCATCGGATGCCCGAGTCGAGGTGCCGGAACGAGATCGCAGATCGGGTGCTCGCGGCGACGAACGAAGTCGAACTCAACCTCGTCCACGGTTCCGATATGGCGTAA